The following proteins are co-located in the Manihot esculenta cultivar AM560-2 chromosome 9, M.esculenta_v8, whole genome shotgun sequence genome:
- the LOC110623012 gene encoding dof zinc finger protein DOF3.5, which translates to MDRGWKANVEIPPSCPRCGSSNTKFCYYNNYSLTQPRYFCKGCRRYWTKGGSLRNVPVGGGCRKNRRVKSLRLSTSDVAHSRSFGAFSSKGVTSVESRSSSMTSDGSHIDLALVYANFMNPHQPPPSKSTATTTTTATSSTGFEMQELGTGEFDQPLDFPTIPNSNLESSSVQLHGSLDGCLTTISGSYMEAPSDDNNNHQLMCYYGADSSTHNHQAHDNNVQQCLGTHHESNHNGLPPLPGEEVSSHEEILWSNSHLMCNDHTMQVTQDPVVGPETQDSNLLFGSWNPFDLSSVNISSQGLDN; encoded by the coding sequence ATGGACAGAGGATGGAAGGCCAATGTTGAAATACCACCGAGCTGTCCTCGATGTGGTTCTTCAAACACTAAATTTTGTTATTACAACAACTACAGCTTGACTCAACCTCGATATTTCTGCAAAGGTTGTAGAAGGTATTGGACCAAAGGTGGATCTCTAAGGAACGTCCCTGTGGGTGGTGGTTGCAGGAAGAACAGAAGAGTGAAGTCCTTAAGGCTTTCCACTTCTGATGTTGCTCATTCCAGAAGCTTTGGTGCTTTCTCTAGCAAAGGGGTTACCTCTGTTGAAAGTCGTAGCTCTTCCATGACATCTGATGGTTCACATATTGATCTTGCTCTTGTTTATGCAAATTTCATGAATCCTCATCAACCACCACCTTCCAAGAGCACCGCGACCACCACCACCACTGCTACTAGTAGCACCGGTTTTGAAATGCAAGAATTGGGTACTGGTGAGTTTGATCAGCCTCTTGATTTTCCTACCATTCCAAACTCAAATTTGGAATCAAGCAGCGTTCAACTACATGGAAGTCTTGATGGGTGCCTCACTACTATCTCTGGTTCTTACATGGAAGCTCCTTCTGATGATAACAATAATCATCAGTTGATGTGCTATTATGGGGCGGACAGCTCAACACACAATCACCAAGCTCATGATAATAACGTTCAACAATGCTTAGGTACTCATCACGAATCAAACCACAATGGGTTGCCACCATTGCCAGGAGAAGAGGTAAGCTCTCATGAAGAGATATTATGGTCCAATTCTCACTTGATGTGTAATGATCATACCATGCAAGTGACACAAGATCCAGTTGTTGGACCTGAAACTCAAGATTCTAATCTCTTGTTCGGTAGCTGGAATCCCTTTGATCTTTCTAGTGTTAATATTTCTTCGCAAGGACTtgacaattaa